In a single window of the Luteimonas viscosa genome:
- the gspG gene encoding type II secretion system major pseudopilin GspG, which yields MKAVSAWQRGFSLIEIILVVVLIGGIVAFAATRILGGGDRARVRLAEAQVQTLAEKVHQFEMDTGTLPATLDQLVVQPGGAVGWLGPYAKESELRDPWNTVYEYRAPGDGQPFDIVSYGADRKPGGDSVDADIRND from the coding sequence ATGAAGGCGGTAAGCGCATGGCAGCGCGGATTCAGTCTGATCGAGATCATCCTGGTGGTGGTCCTGATCGGCGGGATCGTGGCGTTCGCGGCCACGCGCATCCTCGGCGGCGGCGATCGCGCCAGGGTTCGACTGGCCGAGGCGCAGGTGCAGACGCTGGCCGAGAAGGTCCACCAGTTCGAGATGGACACCGGCACCCTGCCGGCGACCCTGGACCAGCTGGTGGTGCAGCCCGGCGGCGCCGTCGGCTGGCTGGGTCCGTACGCCAAGGAATCCGAGCTCAGGGATCCGTGGAACACGGTCTACGAGTACCGGGCGCCGGGCGACGGCCAGCCGTTCGACATCGTCAGTTACGGCGCCGACCGCAAGCCCGGTGGCGACAGCGTCGACGCCGACATCCGCAACGATTGA